One window from the genome of Xiphophorus hellerii strain 12219 chromosome 16, Xiphophorus_hellerii-4.1, whole genome shotgun sequence encodes:
- the LOC116735496 gene encoding piggyBac transposable element-derived protein 4-like isoform X2 gives MKQASIRAFRKRSLHYSTHASKARHITTKREQRFFDLLRAELTLAKISSTAMARRKMSVEEMFRSDVELEDSSDSWWDSDEEEEEEPDTADRLDLGDIQVEAEPSSSDGAEPPPTSHDSSSSLSGDCAGEADEDYVPTVPLRSSGRGRAPAPKRTTTTHKKARKRQKVSSSAHQQQGEDCWHTLEELDTEPGCPLFTPKKDPGPQIDSTKSWSPLSLFKLFFSAYTIREIIKNTNENAHRLLAAGKKFKWSPLTVGDFYKFLAIIIFSGLVQVPSKPDFWRTKWPYNFPFPRSCMTRDRFESILWSLHLSNIKKDEENEQKKGTPHYDRLFKLKPLYDDIRVACKAHFQPMREICIDERMVASKARIDFKQFMRDKPTRFGYKLFVLADSRTGYTWNFFIYQGKSAVVREEDLSTTSVMDLMDFGLLGKGYHLYVDNFYSSPYLFQKLASNSTAACGTIRENRVGFFKTTLNNLPRSAQRGEMRWIRKDGLLFNKWKDSKEVTVCSTFHKSFSGATVKRRVKEAGHWVVKDIPVPDSVKDYNKFMGGVDLSDALIQYYSVRNKTMK, from the exons atgaagcaggCTTCGATACGCGCTTTCCGGAAACGctccctccattactcgacacacgcctcgaaggcTCGGCACATCACTACCAAGAGAG AACAACGGTTTTTCGATTTGCTACGAGCGGAGCTAACTCTAGCAAAAATTAGCTCAACTGCAATGGCGCGGAGGAAGATGTCAGTGGAAGAAATGTTTCGGAGCGATGTTGAGCTGGAAGACTCTTCTGATAGCTGGTGGGATTCggacgaggaggaagaggaagagccGGACACAGCTGACAGACTTGATCTCGGTGATAT TCAAGTGGAAGCCGAACCATCAAGCTCAGATGGAGCTGAACCTCCCCCCACCTCTCATGATTCTTCATCTTCTTTGAG TGGAGATTGTGCAGGAGAGGCTGATGAAGACTATGTTCCAACAGTTCCTTTGAGGTCTTCAGGGCGTGGAAGAGCTCCAGCcccaaaaagaacaacaaccacacacaaaaaggcAAGGAAACGACAGAAAGTCAGCTCCTCAGCGCACCAACAACAAGGCGAGGATTGTTGGCACACCTTAGAGGAACTTGATACGGAGCCCGGATGTCCATTATTTACTCCAAAGAAAGACCCAGGACCTCAGATTGACTCTACAAAAAGTTGGTCACCCCTGAGCTTGTTCAAGCTTTTCTTTAGTGCCTACACCATTCgggaaataatcaaaaacacaaatgaaaatgcaCACCGTTTACTTGCAgctggaaaaaaattcaaatggtCACCTTTGACAGTGGGcgatttttacaaatttttagCCATAATTATATTCAGCGGACTGGTGCAAGTACCTTCAAAGCCAGACTTCTGGCGAACAAAATGGCCATATAATTTTCCATTTCCACGTAGCTGCATGACCCGTGACAGATTTGAGTCCATCCTTTGGTCCCTTCACCTGTCCAACAtcaaaaaagatgaagaaaatgagcaaaaaaaggGAACTCCTCACTATGATCGGCTATTCAAACTGAAACCACTTTATGACGACATCAGAGTTGCCTGCAAGGCTCATTTTCAACCAATGCGAGAAATATGTATTGATGAACGGATGGTGGCCAGTAAAGCACGAATTGACTTCAAGCAATTTATGAGGGACAAGCCTACCAGGTTTGGGTATAAACTGTTTGTTTTGGCTGATTCCAGGACTGGTTATACCTGGAATTTTTTCATTTACCAGGGGAAGTCTGCCGTTGTTCGGGAAGAAGATCTCAGCACCACATCAGTAATGGACCTCATGGATTTTGGACTTTTAGGAAAGGGCTACCATTTATATGTGGACAATTTCTACAGTAGTCCTTACCTATTTCAAAAACTGGCTTCAAACAGCACTGCTGCATGTGGCACCATCCGGGAAAATCGTGTGGGATTCTTCAAAACAACACTGAACAACCTTCCAAGATCTGCACAGAGGGGAGAGATGCGGTGGATCAGAAAAGATGGACTCCTATTTAACAAGTGGAAGGACTCCAAGGAGGTGACGGTCTGCAGCACCTTCCACAAATCTTTCAGTGGAGCAACTGTAAAGAGGAGAGTCAAAGAGGCAGGGCACTGGGTAGTGAAAGATATTCCCGTTCCTGACTCTGTGAAAGACTACAATAAATTTATGGGAGGAGTTGATCTGTCTGATGCACTGATCCAATActactcagtcagaaacaagaCAATGAAGTG a
- the LOC116735493 gene encoding 60S ribosomal protein L23-like, whose protein sequence is MVTSVMSNLLLIFFAVKVSNFQDRLQAEDYDVFSISGRGGSSGAKFRISLGLPVGAVINCADNTGAKNLYIISVKGIKGRLNRLPAAGVGDMVMATVKKGKPELRKKVHPAVVIRQRKSYRRKDGVFLYFEDNAGVIVNNKGEMKGSAITGPVAKECADLWPRIASNAGSIA, encoded by the exons ATGGTCACTTCAGTGATG TCCAACTTGTTActtatattttttgcagttaAAGTAAGTAATTTTCAGGACAGGCTCCAGGCAGAAGATTATGATGTTTTCTCTATTTCAGGACGTGGTGGTTCATCTGGTGCAAAGTTCCGTATCTCACTGGGTCTCCCAGTGGGAGCGGTCATCAACTGTGCTGACAACACAG GTGCCAAGAACTTGTACATAATCTCTGTAAAGGGCATCAAGGGGCGTCTGAACCGTCTGCCGGCTGCAGGAGTGGGTGACATGGTCATGGCCACAGTGAAAAAAGGCAAACCTGAGCTCAGGAAGAAGG TGCATCCTGCGGTGGTGATACGGCAACGGAAGTCGTATCGGCGAAAAGACGGTGTGTTCTTGTACTTTGAAGACAACGCTGGTGTCATCGTCAACAACAAAGGAGAAATGAAAG GTTCAGCCATCACAGGACCAGTGGCCAAAGAGTGCGCTGACCTGTGGCCCAGGATCGCCTCCAATGCTGGCAGCATCGCCTGA
- the LOC116735504 gene encoding 60S ribosomal protein L23 yields MSKRGRGGSSGAKFRISLGLPVGAVINCADNTGAKNLYIISVKGIKGRLNRLPAAGVGDMVMATVKKGKPELRKKVHPAVVIRQRKSYRRKDGVFLYFEDNAGVIVNNKGEMKGSAITGPVAKECADLWPRIASNAGSIA; encoded by the exons ATGTCCAAGAGAG GACGTGGTGGTTCATCTGGTGCAAAGTTCCGTATCTCACTGGGTCTCCCAGTGGGAGCGGTCATCAACTGTGCTGACAACACAG GTGCCAAGAACTTGTACATAATCTCTGTAAAGGGCATCAAGGGGCGTCTGAACCGTCTGCCGGCTGCAGGAGTGGGTGACATGGTCATGGCCACAGTGAAAAAAGGCAAACCTGAGCTCAGGAAGAAGG TGCATCCTGCGGTGGTGATACGGCAACGGAAGTCGTATCGGCGAAAAGACGGTGTGTTCTTGTACTTTGAAGACAACGCTGGTGTCATCGTCAACAACAAAGGAGAAATGAAAG GTTCAGCCATCACAGGACCAGTGGCCAAAGAGTGCGCTGACCTGTGGCCCAGGATCGCCTCCAATGCTGGCAGCATCGCCTGA
- the LOC116735495 gene encoding uncharacterized protein LOC116735495 isoform X3, with the protein MKQASIRAFRKRSLHYSTHASKARHITTKREQRFFDLLRAELTLAKISSTAMARRKMSVEEMFRSDVELEDSSDSWWDSDEEEEEEPDTADRLDLGDIQVEAEPSSSDGAEPPPTSHDSSSSLRQGQSYNGADTRKPFYDILPLQRYQKFLLKSNSCEAISDLLLCVFVRQKFIYTP; encoded by the exons atgaagcaggCTTCGATACGCGCTTTCCGGAAACGctccctccattactcgacacacgcctcgaaggcTCGGCACATCACTACCAAGAGAG AACAACGGTTTTTCGATTTGCTACGAGCGGAGCTAACTCTAGCAAAAATTAGCTCAACTGCAATGGCGCGGAGGAAGATGTCAGTGGAAGAAATGTTTCGGAGCGATGTTGAGCTGGAAGACTCTTCTGATAGCTGGTGGGATTCggacgaggaggaagaggaagagccGGACACAGCTGACAGACTTGATCTCGGTGATAT TCAAGTGGAAGCCGAACCATCAAGCTCAGATGGAGCTGAACCTCCCCCCACCTCTCATGATTCTTCATCTTCTTTGAG GCAGGGTCAAAGCTACAATGGTGCTGACACCAGAAAACCATTCTATGACATCTTACCTTTACAGAGGTACCAAAAGTTTCTTCTTAAATCTAATAGCTGTGAGGCTATAAGTGATttacttttgtgtgtttttgtcaggcAGAAATTTATTTATACCCCCTGA
- the LOC116735495 gene encoding piggyBac transposable element-derived protein 4-like isoform X1 — protein sequence MKQASIRAFRKRSLHYSTHASKARHITTKREQRFFDLLRAELTLAKISSTAMARRKMSVEEMFRSDVELEDSSDSWWDSDEEEEEEPDTADRLDLGDIQVEAEPSSSDGAEPPPTSHDSSSSLSGDCAGEADEDYVPTVPLRSSGRGRAPAPKRTTTTHKKARKRQKVSSSAHQQQGEDCWHTLEELDTEPGCPLFTPKKDPGPQIDSTKSWSPLSLFKLFFSAYTIREIIKNTNENAHRLLAAGKKFKWSPLTVGDFYKFLAIIIFSGLVQVPSKPDFWRTKWPYNFPFPRSCMTRDRFESILWSLHLSNIKKDEENEQKKGTPHYDRLFKLKPLYDDIRVACKAHFQPMREICIDERMVASKARIDFKQFMRDKPTRFGYKLFVLADSRTGYTWNFFIYQGKSAVVREEDLSTTSVMDLMDFGLLGKGYHLYVDNFYSSPYLFQKLASNSTAACGTIRENRVGFFKTTLNNLPRSAQRGEMRWIRKDGLLFNKWKDSKEVTVCSTFHKSFSGATVKRRVKEAGHWVVKDIPVPDSVKDYNKFMGGVDLSDALIQYYSVRNKTMKWYKTFFYHFIDISVVNSFIMFKMLAEKREEKAISQRQFREKLMEELILESKGETACPQPSTSFSAQPGAFKCPGSVPRYFGGTAEEKRRICVWCKQNGSKRKTPLYCPKCNVALCLQPDRNCFEDYHKKL from the exons atgaagcaggCTTCGATACGCGCTTTCCGGAAACGctccctccattactcgacacacgcctcgaaggcTCGGCACATCACTACCAAGAGAG AACAACGGTTTTTCGATTTGCTACGAGCGGAGCTAACTCTAGCAAAAATTAGCTCAACTGCAATGGCGCGGAGGAAGATGTCAGTGGAAGAAATGTTTCGGAGCGATGTTGAGCTGGAAGACTCTTCTGATAGCTGGTGGGATTCggacgaggaggaagaggaagagccGGACACAGCTGACAGACTTGATCTCGGTGATAT TCAAGTGGAAGCCGAACCATCAAGCTCAGATGGAGCTGAACCTCCCCCCACCTCTCATGATTCTTCATCTTCTTTGAG TGGAGATTGTGCAGGAGAGGCTGATGAAGACTATGTTCCAACAGTTCCTTTGAGGTCTTCAGGGCGTGGAAGAGCTCCAGCcccaaaaagaacaacaaccacacacaaaaaggcAAGGAAACGACAGAAAGTCAGCTCCTCAGCGCACCAACAACAAGGCGAGGATTGTTGGCACACCTTAGAGGAACTTGATACGGAGCCCGGATGTCCATTATTTACTCCAAAGAAAGACCCAGGACCTCAGATTGACTCTACAAAAAGTTGGTCACCCCTGAGCTTGTTCAAGCTTTTCTTTAGTGCCTACACCATTCgggaaataatcaaaaacacaaatgaaaatgcaCACCGTTTACTTGCAgctggaaaaaaattcaaatggtCACCTTTGACAGTGGGcgatttttacaaatttttagCCATAATTATATTCAGCGGACTGGTGCAAGTACCTTCAAAGCCAGACTTCTGGCGAACAAAATGGCCATATAATTTTCCATTTCCACGTAGCTGCATGACCCGTGACAGATTTGAGTCCATCCTTTGGTCCCTTCACCTGTCCAACAtcaaaaaagatgaagaaaatgagcaaaaaaaggGAACTCCTCACTATGATCGGCTATTCAAACTGAAACCACTTTATGACGACATCAGAGTTGCCTGCAAGGCTCATTTTCAACCAATGCGAGAAATATGTATTGATGAACGGATGGTGGCCAGTAAAGCACGAATTGACTTCAAGCAATTTATGAGGGACAAGCCTACCAGGTTTGGGTATAAACTGTTTGTTTTGGCTGATTCCAGGACTGGTTATACCTGGAATTTTTTCATTTACCAGGGGAAGTCTGCCGTTGTTCGGGAAGAAGATCTCAGCACCACATCAGTAATGGACCTCATGGATTTTGGACTTTTAGGAAAGGGCTACCATTTATATGTGGACAATTTCTACAGTAGTCCTTACCTATTTCAAAAACTGGCTTCAAACAGCACTGCTGCATGTGGCACCATCCGGGAAAATCGTGTGGGATTCTTCAAAACAACACTGAACAACCTTCCAAGATCTGCACAGAGGGGAGAGATGCGGTGGATCAGAAAAGATGGACTCCTATTTAACAAGTGGAAGGACTCCAAGGAGGTGACGGTCTGCAGCACCTTCCACAAATCTTTCAGTGGAGCAACTGTAAAGAGGAGAGTCAAAGAGGCAGGGCACTGGGTAGTGAAAGATATTCCCGTTCCTGACTCTGTGAAAGACTACAATAAATTTATGGGAGGAGTTGATCTGTCTGATGCACTGATCCAATActactcagtcagaaacaagaCAATGAAGTGgtataagacttttttttaccattttattgacatttctgTTGTAAATAGTTTCATTATGTTCAAAATGCTTGcagaaaaaagagaggaaaaggcCATTTCCCAACGGCAATTCAGAGAGAAACTCATGGAGGAGCTCATACTGGAGTCCAAAGGAGAAACAGCTTGTCCTCAACCAAGCACATCATTTTCGGCTCAACCCGGTGCATTCAAATGCCCTGGGTCAGTTCCCAGATACTTTGGGGGAACAGCAGAGGAAAAGCGAAGGATTTGTGTGTGGTGCAAGCAGAATGGCAGTAAGAGAAAAACACCACTGTACTGTCCCAAATGTAACGTTGCCCTCTGTCTTCAGCCAGACAGAAATTGCTTTGAGGACTACCACAAAAAGTTGTAG
- the LOC116735501 gene encoding 60S ribosomal protein L23-like: protein MICGGSSGAKFRISLGLPVGAVINCADNTGAKNLYIISVKGIKGRLNRLPAAGVGDMVMATVKKGKPELRKKGESDQPAAPPLILMLLCRQLILTIRAVIINYAG from the exons ATGATTTGTGGTGGTTCATCTGGTGCAAAGTTCCGTATCTCACTGGGTCTCCCAGTGGGAGCGGTCATCAACTGTGCTGACAACACAG GTGCCAAGAACTTGTACATAATCTCTGTAAAGGGCATCAAGGGGCGTCTGAACCGTCTGCCGGCTGCAGGAGTGGGTGACATGGTCATGGCCACAGTGAAAAAAGGCAAACCTGAGCTCAGGAAGAAGGGTGAGTCTGACCAGCCTGCAGCACCTCCACTCATACTGATGCTTCTGTGTCGTCAGTTAATCCTCACAATACGGGCCGTCATAATAAATTATGCGGGATGA